One window of Lemur catta isolate mLemCat1 chromosome 3, mLemCat1.pri, whole genome shotgun sequence genomic DNA carries:
- the LOC123634651 gene encoding C-reactive protein: MEKLLWCFLVLISFSDVFGQTDMDKKAFVFPTESDNSYVSLKAQLKKPLKAFTVCLHVYTELSKTRGYSIFSYATKKQPNEILIFWSKDRGYTFGVGGTEVLFKVPEVTVAPVHICASWESTSGIAEFWVDGKPMVRKSLKKGFSVGTEASIVLGQEQDSFGGSFEANQSLVGDIGDVNMWDFVLSPEEINTIYAGGTFSPNVLDWRKLTYEAYGEVFTKPQLWP, from the exons ATGGAGAAGCTGTTGTGGTGTTTCCTGGTCTTGATCAGCTTCTCTGATGTTTTTGGCCAGACAG ATATGGATAAGAAGGCCTTTGTGTTTCCCACAGAGTCGGATAATTCCTATGTATCCCTGAAAGCACAGTTAAAGAAGCCTCTCAAAGCCTTCACTGTGTGCCTCCATGTCTACACTGAACTATCCAAGACCCGTGGATACAGTATTTTCTCTTATGCTACCAAGAAACAACCTAATGAGATCCTCATATTTTGGTCTAAGGATAGGGGATATACTTTTGGGGTGGGTGGGACTGAAGTATTATTCAAGGTTCCTGAAGTCACTGTAGCTCCAGTACACATTTGTGCGAGCTGGGAGTCCACCTCAGGGATTGCAGAGTTCTGGGTGGATGGGAAGCCCATGGTGAGAAAGAGTCTGAAGAAGGGATTCTCTGTGGGGACAGAGGCAAGCATtgtcctggggcaggagcaggattCTTTTGGTGGGAGCTTTGAGGCAAACCAGTCTTTGGTGGGAGACATTGGAGATGTGAACATGTGGGACTTCGTGTTGTCACCAGAAGAGATTAACACCATCTATGCTGGTGGGACCTTCAGTCCTAATGTCCTGGACTGGCGGAAGCTGACATATGAAGCATATGGTGAAGTGTTTACCAAGCCCCAGCTGTGGCCCTGA